Proteins from one Chitinophaga oryzae genomic window:
- a CDS encoding SusC/RagA family TonB-linked outer membrane protein: MGKSTRHWRLGSFLLLLLVILQQPYAFGQKNYLFKGSVKDKDGTPLIGVSVVMKGTAKGGTTNANGDFQFAGTTETATLVFSFVGYKTQELAATSQQKVNIYLEPSNKQIGEVVVVGYGTQKKVNLTGAVSVIEGKTMTTRSVASASLALQGAAPGVTVTQQSGVPGGDAGTIRIRGIGSINAGQNPLVLIDNIEMSLDAIDPNNIASISVLKDAAAAAIYGSRAANGVILITTKRGISGVSVSYNGYVAQQSPTNLPKKVDGLDHMKLWDIAQVNAGLPPAFTQQIADYEKMGPDNFNRFNTDWKDLILVNNGIMHNHNLSLSAGSEKIKVFGSGGYLGQNGLTANTNFKRLDLRFNTDIAITSKLSAAADIVVNRTERNWPGQSSPQGIIRAMIGLPAIAPGRFNTGEWGEGWSNMNPAAQAKDGGWDKRVTDSRILTGTLTYKPVKGMELLASYSSNTANGHARVFTDQYKIYTPDVANNKLLFARKWPANNSLIDNNTQTTRNVFRSQASYNRNIGQHAFTVLGGFTTELFKTSYVNTQRQNLISPSLPYLDAADPLGQTMSGAQSEYAMASAYSRINYNYKEKYLLEINGRFDASSRFRKENWWKLFPSVSAGWRISEENFWKSISHVINSAKIRGSYGALGNQDLVVNGVANYYPTYAMYSTGGSFDYYFNNVVNAGYALTTAANPFIRWETSKILDAGIDFTALNDHLTVTADYFRRNITDMLQLDGVPAYVGLGAPFVNIGSMRNTGWELGVGWKDRAGDFTYSVQANLSDVKNEVVSLGGKEYINGALIMREGHPLNSYYGYQAQGFFQSQEEIDKAPFHFANTKPGDIRYADVSGANGKPDGKIDAYDRVVLGNSFPRYEYSLSLNGQYKGFDLNIFFQGVGKRNNYLSGTGAQPFYSANFQGTIFEHQKDAWSPDNTDAAYPRLTPNSIANNYVTSSFWMRSGAYLRLKNVVLGYTLPKTVTSNAKLRSVRIYASGQNLLTFDKFFPGFDVEQTNTAGEFYPIMRTFTIGLNANF, encoded by the coding sequence ATGGGAAAATCTACCCGTCACTGGCGACTGGGCAGCTTTCTGCTCCTGCTCCTCGTCATCCTGCAACAGCCATATGCCTTCGGGCAAAAGAACTACCTGTTCAAAGGCAGTGTAAAAGATAAAGACGGCACACCGCTGATCGGTGTCAGCGTAGTGATGAAAGGTACTGCCAAAGGAGGCACCACCAACGCTAACGGCGACTTCCAGTTTGCCGGTACAACGGAAACGGCTACACTCGTTTTTTCTTTCGTAGGATATAAAACACAGGAACTGGCAGCTACCAGCCAGCAGAAGGTCAACATCTACCTGGAACCGTCTAACAAACAAATCGGCGAAGTAGTGGTGGTCGGTTACGGCACCCAGAAAAAAGTCAACCTCACCGGCGCGGTCTCTGTCATTGAAGGTAAAACCATGACAACCCGCTCGGTGGCCTCCGCCTCCCTGGCTTTACAGGGCGCCGCCCCCGGCGTTACCGTTACCCAGCAGTCCGGCGTACCCGGCGGCGATGCAGGCACCATCCGCATCCGCGGCATCGGCTCCATCAACGCCGGCCAGAACCCGCTGGTGCTCATCGACAACATCGAAATGAGCCTCGACGCCATCGATCCCAACAACATCGCCAGCATCTCTGTACTCAAAGACGCGGCTGCCGCTGCCATCTACGGCTCCCGCGCGGCCAACGGCGTTATCCTCATTACCACCAAACGCGGTATCAGCGGCGTCAGCGTCAGCTACAACGGCTACGTCGCCCAACAATCACCGACCAACCTGCCCAAAAAGGTAGATGGACTGGACCACATGAAACTGTGGGACATCGCACAGGTGAATGCAGGACTGCCACCGGCTTTCACACAGCAGATCGCCGACTATGAAAAAATGGGACCGGATAATTTCAATCGTTTCAACACCGACTGGAAAGACCTCATCCTGGTCAACAACGGTATCATGCACAACCATAACCTGAGCCTGTCTGCCGGCAGTGAGAAGATCAAAGTGTTCGGCTCCGGCGGTTATCTGGGGCAGAACGGCCTTACCGCCAACACCAACTTCAAACGCCTCGACCTGCGTTTTAATACCGACATCGCGATCACCAGCAAACTGTCTGCCGCCGCAGATATCGTGGTGAACAGAACAGAACGTAACTGGCCCGGACAATCTTCGCCGCAAGGCATCATCCGCGCTATGATAGGCCTGCCGGCCATCGCGCCTGGCCGGTTCAATACCGGCGAGTGGGGCGAAGGATGGTCCAATATGAACCCTGCCGCACAGGCAAAAGACGGCGGCTGGGACAAACGTGTTACCGACTCCCGTATCCTCACCGGTACGCTTACCTATAAACCCGTCAAAGGCATGGAACTGCTGGCCAGCTACAGCTCCAACACCGCCAACGGACATGCCCGCGTGTTCACCGATCAATACAAAATCTATACGCCGGATGTCGCCAATAACAAACTGCTCTTTGCCCGCAAATGGCCGGCAAATAATTCCCTGATCGATAACAACACGCAAACCACCCGCAACGTGTTCCGCTCACAGGCCAGCTATAACCGGAATATAGGCCAGCACGCCTTCACCGTGCTGGGCGGCTTCACCACCGAACTTTTTAAAACCAGCTACGTCAACACACAACGTCAGAACCTGATCTCTCCTTCACTGCCATACCTGGATGCGGCAGATCCGCTGGGACAAACCATGTCAGGTGCACAAAGCGAATATGCGATGGCATCTGCCTATTCCAGGATCAACTACAATTACAAAGAGAAATACTTGCTGGAAATTAACGGCCGTTTCGACGCGTCCTCCCGTTTCCGCAAGGAAAACTGGTGGAAATTGTTTCCCTCCGTGTCCGCCGGCTGGCGCATCTCGGAAGAGAACTTCTGGAAATCCATCAGTCACGTGATCAACAGCGCGAAAATCAGGGGATCTTACGGCGCCCTGGGTAACCAGGACCTGGTAGTGAACGGCGTAGCCAACTATTATCCTACCTACGCCATGTACAGCACCGGCGGCTCTTTTGATTACTACTTCAACAACGTAGTGAATGCAGGTTACGCGCTCACTACCGCCGCCAACCCGTTCATCCGCTGGGAGACCTCCAAAATACTGGACGCCGGTATCGACTTTACCGCCCTCAACGATCACCTGACCGTTACCGCTGATTACTTCAGGCGTAACATCACCGACATGCTGCAGCTGGATGGCGTGCCTGCCTACGTAGGCCTGGGCGCCCCGTTCGTGAACATCGGCTCCATGCGCAACACCGGATGGGAGCTGGGCGTCGGCTGGAAGGACCGCGCCGGTGATTTCACCTATTCCGTACAAGCCAATCTCTCCGATGTGAAAAATGAGGTAGTAAGCCTTGGTGGCAAAGAATACATCAACGGCGCCCTCATTATGCGCGAAGGCCATCCGCTGAATTCCTACTACGGCTACCAGGCCCAGGGCTTCTTCCAGTCACAGGAAGAAATAGACAAAGCGCCTTTCCATTTCGCCAATACCAAACCGGGAGATATCCGTTATGCCGACGTGAGCGGCGCCAACGGAAAACCGGATGGTAAAATCGACGCCTATGACCGCGTAGTGCTGGGCAACTCTTTCCCCCGCTATGAATACAGCCTGTCCCTCAACGGGCAGTATAAAGGTTTTGACCTGAACATCTTCTTCCAGGGCGTAGGTAAACGGAACAACTATTTGTCCGGCACCGGTGCGCAGCCTTTCTATTCCGCCAACTTCCAGGGCACCATCTTCGAACATCAGAAAGATGCATGGTCTCCCGATAATACCGATGCCGCTTATCCGAGGCTGACGCCCAACAGCATCGCCAACAACTACGTAACATCTTCTTTCTGGATGCGCTCCGGCGCCTACCTGCGCCTGAAGAACGTGGTGCTCGGCTATACGCTCCCCAAAACAGTGACCAGCAACGCCAAGCTGCGCTCCGTAAGGATTTACGCCAGTGGCCAGAACCTGCTCACCTTCGATAAGTTCTTCCCCGGTTTCGATGTGGAACAGACAAATACCGCCGGGGAATTTTACCCGATCATGAGAACCTTCACTATCGGTCTTAACGCAAACTTTTAA
- a CDS encoding RagB/SusD family nutrient uptake outer membrane protein, which produces MRKLFYSIIGCTFFLTGMSGCNKFLDRAPLSAPATGTFLNNENEINVSLTAVYASIKWEFGLVPYQSGSEGWTDIAILRANELGEGTFDTYNAHPAAIWSFAYATIQRANTMLDGMVNAKANVAPANYSRMEAEARVLRAWAYFYLSAMFGDAPLITKPLQPNEFYNQKRAPKQDVIKFIYAELDEAAKSLDWLPGVRGRVSKSVALGLKARTALYNKDYAIAADAAKQVIDKAGLSLNPRFQDLFTRSGQKPNAGNEIMLEVLYTDALAGSITYLPLGNCSRAAGGQSGRFPNQRLVDQFECTDGKRIDESSSYDPQHPSKNRDLRLKYTVALPGDTVTMNNTTFVYDIYKSSTSFRNADGSWSVKGNADYDNAFGPAKSGVGYLWTKYTMTDENVFLSKVSFILMRYAEVLLTYAEAKIELGQMDATVTAAINKVRQRAGQPAVPAAIETDQYELRKLVRRERTVELAVEGFRWFDIRRWGIADLVMPGKVVGIAKSPAAMPPVPNFKKTAAHDLNSIPDYTGQLDVRYTRETRFWTPKLMLLPVPQAERDINPGLTQNEGW; this is translated from the coding sequence ATGAGAAAACTTTTTTATAGCATCATTGGGTGCACTTTTTTCCTGACAGGTATGTCAGGATGTAATAAATTCCTGGACAGGGCGCCACTCAGCGCGCCGGCTACCGGCACTTTCCTGAACAATGAGAATGAGATCAATGTGTCGCTGACAGCAGTGTATGCGTCCATCAAATGGGAGTTCGGGCTGGTGCCTTACCAGTCGGGCTCCGAAGGGTGGACAGACATCGCCATCCTTCGCGCCAACGAGCTGGGAGAAGGCACTTTTGATACGTACAACGCACATCCGGCCGCCATCTGGTCATTTGCCTACGCCACCATTCAGCGCGCCAATACAATGCTGGACGGGATGGTGAACGCGAAGGCCAATGTGGCCCCGGCCAACTACAGCCGCATGGAAGCGGAAGCCCGGGTATTACGGGCGTGGGCATACTTCTATCTCTCCGCCATGTTCGGCGATGCGCCGCTGATCACCAAACCATTGCAGCCGAATGAATTCTACAATCAAAAACGCGCGCCCAAACAGGATGTGATAAAGTTTATCTACGCCGAACTGGACGAAGCGGCAAAGTCCCTCGACTGGCTGCCTGGCGTAAGAGGGCGGGTCAGCAAATCCGTGGCCCTCGGCCTGAAAGCCCGTACGGCGCTTTATAACAAGGACTATGCAATCGCCGCCGATGCTGCCAAACAGGTGATCGACAAAGCGGGACTGTCGCTCAATCCGCGTTTCCAGGACCTGTTCACCCGTAGCGGACAGAAACCCAATGCCGGTAATGAAATCATGCTGGAAGTATTGTATACCGATGCCCTCGCGGGATCTATCACTTACCTGCCGCTGGGCAACTGCTCCCGCGCCGCCGGCGGCCAGTCGGGCCGTTTCCCGAACCAGCGCCTGGTAGATCAGTTCGAATGCACCGATGGGAAAAGGATTGATGAATCGTCCAGTTATGATCCGCAGCATCCGTCCAAAAACAGGGACCTGCGACTGAAATATACGGTCGCATTGCCGGGAGACACGGTGACCATGAACAATACCACCTTTGTATATGATATTTACAAATCGTCCACGTCCTTCAGAAATGCAGACGGCAGCTGGTCTGTAAAAGGAAATGCAGACTATGATAATGCTTTCGGTCCGGCTAAAAGCGGCGTCGGATACCTGTGGACCAAATACACCATGACCGATGAAAATGTGTTCCTCTCCAAAGTGAGCTTCATCCTGATGCGGTATGCTGAAGTATTGCTGACCTATGCCGAAGCGAAGATAGAACTGGGACAAATGGACGCGACAGTGACGGCCGCTATCAACAAAGTAAGGCAACGCGCCGGTCAGCCGGCAGTACCTGCTGCTATTGAAACAGACCAGTACGAATTGCGGAAACTGGTCCGCCGCGAACGTACCGTAGAACTGGCTGTAGAAGGTTTCCGCTGGTTTGACATTCGTCGCTGGGGGATTGCAGACCTGGTGATGCCGGGCAAAGTGGTGGGCATTGCCAAAAGTCCTGCCGCCATGCCGCCTGTGCCCAATTTCAAAAAGACCGCTGCACACGACCTTAACAGCATCCCGGATTATACCGGCCAGCTGGATGTGCGTTATACCCGCGAAACCCGCTTCTGGACGCCGAAGCTGATGCTGCTGCCGGTACCGCAGGCAGAAAGGGACATCAACCCGGGTCTAACGCAGAACGAAGGCTGGTAA
- a CDS encoding FAD-dependent oxidoreductase, with protein MKRRNFLEMLALSSGAVIAQPALAMTQDKKQQGSAKGKKKAKPETLTADLVIAGGGLGGVAAALAALHNQQTVVLTEETDWIGGQLTQQGVPPDEHPWIETHGAPARYRELRNRIREYYTRHYPLTADARQRTHLNPGDGSVSRLCHEPKVALAVMLDMLAPFISTGQLVLLTDTKVVRANVSGSKVLSLTAEDQRNHRELILQGSYFADATEMGDLLPLTGTEFVTGTESKQQTGELHAPEKGNPENNQAFTVCFALDYVPGGNFVIEKPARYEFWRNHVPALTPAWSGRQLDLHYSDPRTLKPKLLGFHPEGIATGDALNLWNYRRIINKGNFAEGAYKGDVTIVNWPQNDYMLGNVIGVSPEKFHHHVAQAKQLNLSLIYWLQTEAPRPDGGKGWPGIRFRKDIMGTADGMAKYPYIRESRRIKAVFTVLEEHVGAEQRAQKAGQPQKKAAEFYDSVGVGYYHIDLHPSCAGVNYVDFGSLPYQIPLGALLPQRMENLLPANKNIGTTHITNGCYRLHPTEWGIGEAVGNLVAFARSKNVTPRAVREQAPLLKEFQDYIRARGVETSWP; from the coding sequence ATGAAACGGAGGAATTTTTTAGAGATGCTCGCATTGAGCAGCGGCGCTGTGATCGCGCAGCCTGCACTAGCCATGACGCAGGATAAAAAGCAGCAGGGGAGTGCCAAAGGAAAGAAAAAGGCAAAGCCGGAGACGCTGACAGCCGACCTGGTGATTGCCGGCGGCGGCCTGGGAGGTGTAGCGGCAGCGCTGGCGGCGCTGCACAACCAGCAAACGGTGGTGCTGACGGAAGAAACAGACTGGATCGGCGGTCAGCTCACCCAGCAGGGCGTGCCGCCGGACGAACATCCGTGGATTGAAACACATGGCGCGCCTGCGCGCTATCGCGAACTGAGAAACCGTATCCGGGAATACTATACACGTCATTATCCGCTCACTGCCGATGCCCGCCAACGGACGCATTTGAATCCGGGCGACGGCTCCGTGTCCCGGCTCTGTCACGAGCCTAAAGTGGCATTGGCCGTGATGCTGGATATGCTGGCTCCTTTCATCAGTACAGGTCAACTGGTACTGCTGACCGATACCAAAGTGGTGCGCGCTAATGTATCGGGCAGCAAGGTATTGTCGCTCACCGCAGAGGACCAACGTAACCACCGGGAACTGATTTTACAGGGTTCCTACTTTGCAGATGCCACCGAAATGGGCGACCTGTTGCCTTTGACAGGCACCGAGTTTGTGACCGGCACCGAATCGAAGCAACAGACCGGCGAGCTGCATGCGCCGGAAAAAGGCAACCCGGAAAATAACCAGGCTTTTACTGTTTGTTTTGCGCTGGACTATGTGCCAGGCGGCAACTTCGTCATCGAAAAGCCCGCAAGGTACGAGTTCTGGCGGAACCATGTGCCGGCGCTTACGCCCGCCTGGTCGGGCCGGCAGCTGGACCTGCACTATTCCGATCCGCGCACGCTGAAGCCCAAGCTGCTTGGTTTCCACCCCGAAGGCATCGCCACCGGCGATGCGCTCAACCTGTGGAACTACCGGCGCATTATCAACAAAGGCAATTTTGCGGAAGGCGCCTATAAGGGCGACGTGACCATCGTTAACTGGCCGCAGAACGATTATATGCTGGGCAACGTGATTGGTGTCAGCCCCGAAAAGTTCCATCACCATGTAGCGCAGGCCAAGCAGCTCAACCTGTCACTCATCTACTGGCTGCAGACCGAGGCGCCCCGTCCTGATGGCGGCAAAGGGTGGCCCGGCATCCGTTTCCGTAAAGACATCATGGGTACTGCCGACGGTATGGCCAAATATCCCTATATCCGCGAGTCGCGGCGTATCAAAGCAGTGTTTACGGTCCTCGAAGAACATGTGGGTGCAGAGCAACGTGCGCAGAAAGCCGGCCAGCCGCAGAAAAAAGCGGCCGAGTTTTACGACAGCGTAGGCGTAGGCTATTATCATATCGACCTTCATCCCAGTTGCGCCGGCGTCAATTATGTTGACTTTGGGTCGCTGCCTTACCAGATCCCGCTGGGCGCCCTGTTGCCACAAAGGATGGAGAACCTGCTGCCTGCCAATAAAAATATCGGCACTACCCATATCACCAATGGCTGTTACCGCCTTCATCCCACTGAATGGGGTATTGGCGAAGCAGTGGGCAACCTCGTGGCTTTTGCCCGCAGCAAGAACGTAACGCCCCGCGCCGTGCGGGAACAGGCCCCGCTGCTGAAGGAGTTCCAGGATTATATCCGAGCCCGCGGCGTGGAGACATCGTGGCCGTGA
- a CDS encoding RNA polymerase sigma factor, which translates to MKILEDRLLFSRIAAGDEAAFRILYHRYNAVLSVSVRKMLRSEEATAEVLQEVFLKVWQLRHTLGGIDNPAGWMYTIASNYSLSALRKIAREKIRVEAITHDDIEDNEDVTAAFRVKELQLHIRNAIDQLPASRREVFILNTQEGKSRREIAEALDISEHTVKNQLVTARKFIREYLEKHTGDYLPVFLIGMLLRIF; encoded by the coding sequence GTGAAAATACTCGAGGACAGGTTACTTTTTTCGCGGATTGCAGCGGGGGATGAGGCAGCGTTTCGTATACTGTATCATCGTTACAATGCAGTGCTGTCCGTCTCTGTACGCAAGATGCTCCGTTCAGAGGAAGCCACCGCCGAAGTGTTACAGGAGGTGTTCCTGAAAGTATGGCAGCTACGGCATACGCTGGGTGGTATCGACAATCCGGCCGGCTGGATGTACACAATCGCCTCCAACTATTCTCTTTCCGCTCTCAGGAAAATAGCCCGCGAAAAGATACGGGTAGAAGCTATCACACACGATGATATAGAAGATAATGAAGATGTGACCGCGGCTTTCCGCGTCAAGGAATTACAGTTACACATCAGGAATGCCATTGACCAGCTGCCGGCTTCCCGCCGCGAGGTGTTTATCCTGAACACGCAGGAGGGAAAGTCCCGCAGGGAAATAGCGGAAGCGCTGGATATTTCAGAGCATACGGTAAAAAATCAGCTTGTCACCGCCCGGAAATTTATCCGGGAATACCTGGAGAAGCACACCGGTGACTACCTCCCTGTCTTCCTGATAGGGATGCTGTTAAGAATTTTTTAA
- a CDS encoding FecR family protein, translated as MEAKEYYRFLLQRYYAGVAAPAEEAELFAELGKQADDEEWVAMLNELHAHTPADPHYHPAEYEPLLQRILQQEPAARVRRLSRVRRWVAAAAVIVLLTAAGGYWLLHTRQAAPAGPVVAAADVQPGKNGAVLTLANGQQVVLDNREDGLISSAQGTQVILKNGQVEYQPSGTGEAVANTLHTPRGRKFRMQLPDGTLVWLNAASALTFPTAFTGTERKVELTGEAYFEVAKGKTPFVVALSNQASVTVLGTHFNISSYADDPGISTTLLEGAVRVDIPEYPSVLKPGQQLLFNKQAGTVALNRQVDTAAVMAWKNGILNFQDKKLTAVIAMIGRWYDIEVTYAGTPPDITFVGEIGSDVNLSSVLNFLKESGVAFRLENRTLIIGKQ; from the coding sequence GTGGAAGCAAAAGAGTATTACAGGTTTTTGTTGCAGCGTTATTACGCTGGCGTTGCCGCACCGGCAGAGGAGGCGGAGCTGTTTGCCGAACTGGGCAAACAGGCGGACGACGAGGAATGGGTGGCGATGCTGAATGAGCTGCACGCACATACCCCGGCAGACCCGCACTACCATCCGGCGGAATATGAACCGCTGCTGCAGCGTATTCTGCAGCAGGAGCCTGCCGCCCGTGTCCGCCGGCTTAGCCGTGTGCGCCGCTGGGTGGCCGCTGCAGCCGTTATCGTATTGCTGACGGCCGCCGGTGGTTACTGGTTGCTGCACACGCGTCAGGCAGCACCGGCTGGTCCGGTCGTAGCGGCGGCAGACGTACAGCCCGGTAAAAACGGCGCTGTACTCACACTGGCCAACGGTCAGCAGGTGGTGCTCGACAACCGGGAGGATGGCCTCATCTCCAGCGCTCAGGGCACGCAGGTAATATTAAAAAACGGGCAGGTGGAATATCAGCCGTCCGGCACAGGGGAAGCTGTCGCCAATACCCTGCATACGCCCAGGGGGCGCAAGTTCCGAATGCAATTGCCCGATGGTACGCTGGTATGGCTTAATGCCGCCAGCGCCCTTACTTTCCCTACCGCTTTTACCGGCACGGAAAGGAAAGTGGAGCTGACCGGGGAAGCCTACTTTGAAGTGGCCAAAGGTAAAACGCCTTTTGTAGTGGCCCTGAGTAATCAGGCCTCCGTAACAGTGCTGGGAACACATTTTAATATCAGCTCCTATGCCGACGACCCGGGTATCAGCACCACATTGCTGGAAGGGGCCGTGCGGGTGGACATACCGGAGTATCCCAGTGTGTTGAAGCCTGGCCAGCAGCTGCTGTTCAATAAACAAGCCGGCACCGTGGCGTTAAACAGACAGGTAGATACTGCCGCTGTCATGGCCTGGAAAAACGGTATCCTGAATTTTCAGGATAAAAAATTAACGGCCGTTATCGCCATGATCGGGCGTTGGTACGACATAGAAGTCACTTATGCCGGCACGCCGCCTGATATCACTTTTGTGGGTGAAATAGGCAGTGATGTCAATCTTTCGAGCGTATTGAATTTTTTAAAGGAGTCAGGAGTGGCCTTCAGGCTGGAGAACAGAACATTGATCATCGGGAAACAGTAA